One genomic window of Salvia miltiorrhiza cultivar Shanhuang (shh) chromosome 4, IMPLAD_Smil_shh, whole genome shotgun sequence includes the following:
- the LOC131023130 gene encoding basic blue protein-like, whose translation MMSEKKWNSIFVGIVVLGVLLLSNPARADFYFVGDEAGWKFNVAGWENGKTFKELDTLIFKYKPGSHNVVLVDKASYDSCTVPPNATTYSSGNDEITIGSGPNYFICGFPRHCGFGMKIVANAS comes from the exons ATGATGTCCGAAAAGAAATGGAACTCAATCTTCGTCGGAATAGTGGTTCTGGGTGTGTTGCTTCTCAGCAATCCGGCACGCGCTGATTTCTACTTCGTCGGAGACGAGGCGGGCTGGAAGTTCAACGTCGCCGGCTGGGAAAACGGCAAGACCTTTAAGGAACTCGACACTCTAA TTTTCAAGTACAAACCAGGTAGCCACAATGTAGTTCTTGTGGACAAGGCGAGCTACGATTCTTGCACAGTTCCACCAAATGCGACAACTTATAGCTCAGGCAACGACGAAATAACTATCGGTTCAGGCCCTAACTATTTCATTTGTGGCTTCCCTCGACACTGCGGATTTGGGATGAAGATTGTTGCTAATGcttcttaa